One Osmerus mordax isolate fOsmMor3 chromosome 25, fOsmMor3.pri, whole genome shotgun sequence DNA window includes the following coding sequences:
- the drd1b gene encoding dopamine receptor D1b, whose protein sequence is MDLNFSVSAHPGDGLLPGERGSSKRVLTGCFLFLLILTTLLGNTLVCAAVTKFRHLRSKVTNFFVISLAISDLLVAILVMPWKAATEIVGFWPFGAFCNVWVACDIMCSTASILNLCVISVDRYWAISSPFRYERKMTQRVAFVMISVAWTLSVLISFIPVQLNWHKAQTLAELNATYGGDPPPDNCDSSLNRTYAISSSLISFYIPVAIMIVTYTRIYRIAQKQIRRISALERAAASAKSRHCSMGANAAMETESSFKMSFKRETKVLKTLSVIMGVFVCCWLPFFILNCMVPFCDHPNPSGGRSDFPCVSSTTFDVFVWFGWANSSLNPIIYAFNADFRRAFSILLGCHRLCPGSNAIEILSANNNGANNIGPGHASLTHSNSQCQARGLTPREGGEGAAYVIPHRVPCPDEELGGRRRAGEEEEEEEELGGRREGEEGGEGVVASPAASGALDSDADVSLDKIHPITQNGQHKAVTC, encoded by the coding sequence ATGGATCTGAACTTCTCTGTGTCCGCTCACCCCGGCGACGGCCTGCTGCCAGGTGAGAGAGGCTCGTCCAAGCGAGTCCTGACAGGatgtttcctcttcctcctcatcctcaccacgTTGCTCGGCAACACGCTGGTGTGTGCTGCCGTCACCAAGTTTCGCCACCTGCGCTCCAAGGTCACCAACTTCTTTGTGATCTCGTTGGCAATCTCTGACCTCCTAGTCGCCATCTTGGTGATGCCGTGGAAGGCCGCTACAGAGATCGTGGGCTTCTGGCCGTTCGGCGCCTTCTGCAACGTGTGGGTGGCGTGCGACATCATGTGCTCCACGGCGTCCATCTTGAACCTGTGCGTGATCAGTGTGGACCGCTACTGGGCCATCTCCTCGCCTTTCCGCTACGAGCGGAAGATGACACAGCGAGTGGCCTTCGTGATGATCAGCGTGGCTTGGACACTGTCGGTCCTCATCTCCTTCATCCCCGTCCAGCTCAACTGGCACAAGGCCCAGACGCTGGCCGAGCTCAATGCCACGTACGGCGGAGATCCGCCCCCTGATAACTGCGACTCAAGCCTGAACCGCACCTACGCCATCTCCTCCTCGCTCATCTCCTTCTACATCCCCGTCGCCATCATGATCGTCACCTACACACGCATCTACCGCATCGCCCAGAAGCAGATCCGCCGGATCTCGGCCCTGGAGCGTGCTGCTGCTAGCGCCAAGAGCCGCCACTGCAGCATGGGCGCCAACGCCGCCATGGAGACGGAGAGCTCCTTCAAGATGTCCTTCAAGCGGGAGACCAAGGTCCTGAAGACCCTGTCGGTCAtcatgggtgtgtttgtgtgctgctgGCTGCCGTTCTTCATCCTCAACTGCATGGTTCCGTTCTGCGACCACCCCAATCCGTCTGGGGGCCGGTCCGACTTCCCCTGTGTCAGCTCCACCACCTTCGACGTGTTCGTGTGGTTCGGCTGGGCCAATTCCTCGCTCAACCCCATCATCTACGCCTTCAATGCCGACTTCCGACGCGCCTTCTCCATCCTGCTGGGCTGCCATCGTCTGTGCCCCGGCAGCAACGCCATCGAGATCCTCAGCGCCAACAACAACGGTGCCAACAACATCGGCCCCGGCCACGCCTCGCTCACACACTCCAACTCCCAGTGCCAGGCTCGGGGCCTCACCcccagggaggggggcgagggggcaGCCTACGTCATCCCCCACCGCGTGCCCTGTCCGGACGAGgaactgggggggaggaggagggcgggggaggaggaggaggaggaggaggagctgggcgggaggagggagggtgaggaggggggggagggcgttGTGGCATCCCCCGCCGCATCCGGGGCGCTGGACAGTGACGCTGACGTTTCTCTGGACAAGATCCACCCCATCACCCAGAATGGCCAGCACAAAGCTGTCACCTGCTGA